Proteins from a genomic interval of Schistocerca serialis cubense isolate TAMUIC-IGC-003099 chromosome 11, iqSchSeri2.2, whole genome shotgun sequence:
- the LOC126427019 gene encoding zinc finger protein 493-like isoform X2 produces MDQEPTKWIKKDETHEVQTELHFIAQDYACSMNVKEELEEGVNKESVEDPLGISLSTDFIKEDPELNITENTVETSTRCASDSARFTQTTGGSCSISCEETCHHRLVQDELMIDMEKSTQGFSTNTEDVTIDKECSVATKYDCSKREKELHVYSCNFCQQSFTSKYRLIMHVFMHIDGTQPPSYVCKWCGEVFHSNVGLKKHMTMSENCQVLTADSHEKYAHSDEHQTTTSLDSEAEVSVTEHNDQSSCKETWKDSKKPSNDICNTHMTNDREKTSNYGTLSIAVNVSAQADLLTANRTDRCGICGKLFARSGDLERHVSIHTGKRLHKCDICEKWFAQSRYLKAHKLIHTGKKPYMCEICGKPFTMLGGLKKHSLLHTGNKPHKCEICGKSFTILGNLNKHILIHTGKKPHKCEMCGKAFVFSSYLKAHSLIHNGRKLHKCEICGKSFTILGNLKKHLLIHTGNKPHKCEICGKSFARADHCKTHTLFHIGNKRHKCEICGKSFTILANLNKHLLIHTGKKPHKCEICGKSFAASGYLKNHVLIHSGKKPHKCEICGKSFTMSSHLKKHVLIHTGKKPYMCEICGKSFTMLGDLNKHVLIHTGKKPHKCEICGKSFTVLGNLNKHVLIHNGEKPHKCEICGKSFTMLGDLKKHSLIHTGNKPHKCEICGKSFARADNCKTHSQFHTGSKRHKCEICGKSFTILGNLNKHLLIHTGKKPHKCEICGKSFTMLGDLKKHVLIHTGKKPHKCEICGKSFTIVGNLNKHVLIHTGEKPHKCEICGKAFALSCYLKEHTLIHTGKKPYMCEICGKSFTMSGNLKKHSLIHTGKKPLKCEICDKSFTYLDTLKTHALLHVRKKM; encoded by the coding sequence ATTTACTCAGACTACTGGTGGGAGTTGCAGCATATCATGTGAAGAAACTTGTCACCATAGACTGGTCCAGGATGAGTTGATGATAGACATGGAGAAGTCAACACAAGGGTTCAGTACCAATACAGAAGATGTGACTATTGATAAGGAATGCTCAGTTGCCACCAAATATGACTGTAGTAAGAGGGAAAAGGAATTACATGTATATAGCTGTAATTTCTGCCAACAGAGCTTTACTTCAAAATACAGACTCATAATGCATGTGTTTATGCACATTGATGGAACGCAACCACCTTcgtatgtttgtaagtggtgtggtgaggtatttcacagtaatgttggcttgaaaaagcatatgacaatGAGTGAGAATTGTCAAGTTTTAACTGCTGACAGTCATGAAAAATATGCACATAGTGATGAGCATCAAACCACTACCTCGTTGGATAGCGAGGCAGAAGTTTCTGTCACAGAACACAATGACCAGTCTTCATGTAAGGAAacttggaaagattcaaagaagcccTCTAATGACATATGTAACACACATATGACAAATGATAGAGAGAAAACAAGTAATTATGGAACTTTGTCTATAGCTGTTAATGTCAGCGCCCAGGCTGATCTACTTACTGCCAACAGAACTGACAGATGTGGTATTTGTGGCAAATTGTTTGCTAGGTCAGGTGATCTCGAGAGACATGTTTCCATTCATACTGGGAAAAGACttcacaaatgtgatatttgtgaGAAATGGTTTGCCCAGTCACGTTATCTAAAGGCTCAcaaattaattcacactggaaagaaaccttacATGTGCGAGATTTGTGGGAAACCTTTTACTATGTTAGGTGGTCTTAAGAAACATTCATTACTTCACACTGGAaataaacctcacaaatgtgagatttgtgggaaatcattTACTATATTAGGCAATCTTAACAAACATATATTAATTCACACtggcaagaaacctcacaaatgtgagatgtgTGGGAAAGCTTTTGTGTTTTCAAGCTATCTGAAGGCACACTCATTAATTCACAATGGAAGGAAacttcacaaatgtgagatttgtgggaaatcttttactataTTAGGTAatctcaagaaacatttattaattcacactggaaataaaccccacaaatgtgagatttgtgggaaatcttttgctagGGCAGATCATTGCAAGACACACACATTATTTCACATTGGAAATAAacgtcacaaatgtgagatttgtgggaaatcttttactataTTAGCCAATCTTAACAAACacttattaattcacactggaaagaaacctcacaaatgcgagatttgtgggaaatcttttgctgcGTCAGGCTATCTCAAGAATCATGTTTTAATTCACAGTGGAAAGAAACCGcataaatgtgagatttgtgggaaatctttcacTATGTCAAGCCATCTCAAGAAACacgtattaattcacactggaaagaaaccctaCATGtgcgagatttgtgggaaatcttttactatgTTAGGTGATCTAAACAAacatgtattaattcacactggaaagaaacctcacaaatgtgagatttgtgggaaatcttttactgtATTAGGCAATCTTAACAAACATGTATTAATTCACAATGGAGAGAAACCTCACaagtgtgagatttgtgggaaatcttttactatgTTAGGTGATCTCAAGAAACACTCATTAATTCATACTGGAaataaacctcacaaatgtgagatttgtgggaaatcttttgctagGGCAGATAATTGCAAGACACACTCACAATTTCACACTGGAAGTAAacgtcacaaatgtgagatttgtgggaaatcttttactataTTAGGCAATCTTAACAAACatttattaattcacactggaaagaaaccccataaatgtgagatttgtgggaaatcttttactatgTTAGGTGATCTCAAGAAacatgtattaattcacactggaaagaaacctcataaatgtgagatttgtgggaaatcttttactataGTAGGCAATCTTAACAAACacgtattaattcacactggagagaaacctcacaaatgtgagatatgTGGGAAAGCATTTGCGTTGTCATGCTATCTGAAGGAAcacacattaattcacactggaaagaaaccttacATGtgcgagatttgtgggaaatcttttactatgTCAGGTAATCTCAAGAAACattcattaattcacactggaaagaaacctctcAAATGTGAGATCTGTGACAAAAGTTTCACTTACTTGGATACTCTCAAGACACATGCATTACTTCACGTCAGAAAGAAAATGTAA